From one Bufo gargarizans isolate SCDJY-AF-19 unplaced genomic scaffold, ASM1485885v1 fragScaff_scaffold_587_pilon, whole genome shotgun sequence genomic stretch:
- the INKA1 gene encoding PAK4-inhibitor INKA1 isoform X1: MQSTVQLQRLKVPGSVASEQMDCMLRVLQDLKRSSPSSAEESSAPPARRPLRRDIRSSHRTSDLSEADSACCVDLPSDVSPVSCGQRALEWDSGYSEVSGSSLRGEEEDVDDEEDVAAPPVLRRHIQPPCSRLTSGGLLRSRQERIRPKSTSDVCLEQWGGIGVGSGSQDWTGCLLSQSRSRQPLVLGDNSFADLVKQWMDLPENGNEKERQTRWLHKPHGFLVSLSGNVKKRLGNMSRPRGPPEQEAAKRLSCPQLGCRTLSPFYHQSLSDIAEASSGLLHCRSRQPIICSGGLL, translated from the exons ATGCAGAGCACCGTCCAGCTG caGCGCCTGAAGGTTCCCGGATCCGTGGCGTCTGAACAGATGGATTGCATGCTCCGTGTGTTGCAGGACCTAAAACGTTCCTCTCCCTCTTCTGCGGAGGAATCTTCTGCGCCTCCTGCGCGCCGACCCCTGAGGCGCGACATCCGCTCTTCACATCGTACTTCGGACTTGTCAGAGGCGGACTCGGCCTGCTGCGTGGATCTACCCAGCGACGTCTCCCCGGTCAGCTGCGGCCAGCGCGCTCTAGAGTGGGACTCCGGCTACTCGGAGGTGTCCGGGAGCTCCCTGCGCGGGGAGGAGGAGGACGTGGATGATGAGGAAGACGTGGCAGCACCCCCAGTCCTGCGCAGGCACATTCAGCCGCCATGTTCTCGCCTGACCTCGGGGGGGCTGCTGCGTTCTagacaggagagaatccgccCGAAATCCACGTCGGACGTTTGCCTGGAGCAGTGGGGGGGCATTGGGGTGGGGAGCGGCTCCCAGGACTGGACGGGGTGTCTGCTGTCCCAGAGCCGCAGCCGCCAGCCGCTCGTTCTGGGGGACAACAGCTTTGCGGATCTGGTCAAGCAGTGGATGGACTTACCGGAAAATGGCAATGAGAAGGAGCGGCAGACGCGCTGGTTACACAAGCCGCACGGATTCCTGGTCAGCCTGTCCGGTAACGTGAAGAAACGCCTTGGAAACATGTCCCGGCCGCGCGGCCCCCCGGAGCAAGAGGCCGCCAAACGCCTGTCCTGCCCCCAGCTGGGCTGCCGGACGCTCTCCCCCTTTTACCACCAGTCCCTGTCGGACATTGCGGAGGCGTCATCGGGCCTCTTACATTGCCGCAGTCGGCAGCCAATCATATGCAGCGGTGGACTGTTGTAA
- the INKA1 gene encoding PAK4-inhibitor INKA1 isoform X2, with product MQSTVQLRLKVPGSVASEQMDCMLRVLQDLKRSSPSSAEESSAPPARRPLRRDIRSSHRTSDLSEADSACCVDLPSDVSPVSCGQRALEWDSGYSEVSGSSLRGEEEDVDDEEDVAAPPVLRRHIQPPCSRLTSGGLLRSRQERIRPKSTSDVCLEQWGGIGVGSGSQDWTGCLLSQSRSRQPLVLGDNSFADLVKQWMDLPENGNEKERQTRWLHKPHGFLVSLSGNVKKRLGNMSRPRGPPEQEAAKRLSCPQLGCRTLSPFYHQSLSDIAEASSGLLHCRSRQPIICSGGLL from the exons ATGCAGAGCACCGTCCAGCTG CGCCTGAAGGTTCCCGGATCCGTGGCGTCTGAACAGATGGATTGCATGCTCCGTGTGTTGCAGGACCTAAAACGTTCCTCTCCCTCTTCTGCGGAGGAATCTTCTGCGCCTCCTGCGCGCCGACCCCTGAGGCGCGACATCCGCTCTTCACATCGTACTTCGGACTTGTCAGAGGCGGACTCGGCCTGCTGCGTGGATCTACCCAGCGACGTCTCCCCGGTCAGCTGCGGCCAGCGCGCTCTAGAGTGGGACTCCGGCTACTCGGAGGTGTCCGGGAGCTCCCTGCGCGGGGAGGAGGAGGACGTGGATGATGAGGAAGACGTGGCAGCACCCCCAGTCCTGCGCAGGCACATTCAGCCGCCATGTTCTCGCCTGACCTCGGGGGGGCTGCTGCGTTCTagacaggagagaatccgccCGAAATCCACGTCGGACGTTTGCCTGGAGCAGTGGGGGGGCATTGGGGTGGGGAGCGGCTCCCAGGACTGGACGGGGTGTCTGCTGTCCCAGAGCCGCAGCCGCCAGCCGCTCGTTCTGGGGGACAACAGCTTTGCGGATCTGGTCAAGCAGTGGATGGACTTACCGGAAAATGGCAATGAGAAGGAGCGGCAGACGCGCTGGTTACACAAGCCGCACGGATTCCTGGTCAGCCTGTCCGGTAACGTGAAGAAACGCCTTGGAAACATGTCCCGGCCGCGCGGCCCCCCGGAGCAAGAGGCCGCCAAACGCCTGTCCTGCCCCCAGCTGGGCTGCCGGACGCTCTCCCCCTTTTACCACCAGTCCCTGTCGGACATTGCGGAGGCGTCATCGGGCCTCTTACATTGCCGCAGTCGGCAGCCAATCATATGCAGCGGTGGACTGTTGTAA